gtaaagaaaatttgaaattctgCTTAAGCTCATTTGTGGAAATTCTTCTTTCAAATGCATATAAAAAATCTTGccattttcaagatttttttaaataaaatttaatgctTCTCATATCCCATGTTAAGAGATGCATTTCTTCTGTGcatgaaattttgagaaaataatactactcccgtcccataataggagtcacatttagtgTGGACATGAATTTTCAGAAATGTAAATGAAAGTtggttgaataagttagtggactATAGGATCCACTtatatgtattagttttataataaaatataagtgaaatACGTAGATGGAATGTGAGTTCTACttaatatttatggtaaaagtgaaatatgacttttattatgagatggacaaaaataataaatgtgactcttactGTAGGACGAAGataatatgataaataaagtGAGAGGTGCGGAAAGAATTAAGTAGAAGAtagaaagtttttttttttgctaaaaatatgGAATTTGCCAATTTAGATAAGACATCCAAAAAGGTATAGGAGTAAGTGTAAGGAGACCAGGGACGAACCCAATGCAGGCCAAGCCGCGGCTCCAGAGGAGCCTTGGCCGACCCCGGAGTATAACTTAAGATTCATCTATTGTCAAAAAAAGAGTAGTTTAATCCAACTGTATTAATACACGTAGTCGCCTACATGGCTACATGTATCCATTTCACAATCcactatatattaatattgcaTCAATGAAAATTTTAGGTGACGCACAACATTACATACATAACCGCGCAAAgattattatcaaaataaaaaaaaaatggattgaaTGGATAAatccaaattccaaattcATCAATATTAAGCTGACATGATACCTAAatggtttttcatttcaattttagtactccctccgtctcaggATAAATGACTTACTTCTTTTGGGtacgagatttaaggaatggtattcaaataagttaaagtggagagagtaaagtaggagagaggaaaaagtagaagagagaagagagaataaggtcagagagatgactttttactaaaaatggaaataggtcacttatagtgagacaccccaaaaaggaatataagtcacttatcttgagatagagacggagggagtatatagtagtagtactatatcaGTAGCATCGTAAATTTAACCGACAAAAATTCCTCTTTGAGTTGATCGTAATAATATGCTAAATTTAGGAAAAGGATCCATTCACCGCTATATTATTCTTATGTGATTGTTCAtcattcacaaaaattaactCAAAACCTTGTACATGCTCCACACCGCACACGGTGTCACGTATTCCATTCATTGGAGTCGTCAAGTTTTGTCTTCTCTTATGTGGCCAAGTCTAAGCCATCAagtattatcaattttatagaATGAGAGTCACTGCACAATATATCCATAAATTTAGACCAAGTATATATTACTAAGAGAGCGTTTGCTGTATTACAACAAATTATATGCCCTTTCTTAGCTTTAATTATGAGTTTAGtagaattatattattaattttaataaacaacccgtattatttttattacttgaAAAAATACACCTTGAACTCTATATTTCACCTAAGTTATTAAGCcacaattttaattgattaactAACAGTTTGGGAAGTTGAATCATAAGTACAACAAAATTACTAAGTTGTACTCCATCTTTCCGTttctcaaataatattattgaggTTATTTCAGTCTAATTAAGCatcatattctttattttttacaaaacataccaattagaaatataattaGCATAAAACATAATACATATTATGGTCATCATATTCTTTAAGATTGACTTGTGTAATGGCTAGTAgcttgtattttcttttttataactCTATACTGAATTTTTCGTTTTCTTAGACATATATTTATGCCTGGGTGAGTTTCGAGTCTGAATTCTCATTCTTGTATGGtttgattatgtgtttttatttgtagaaCTTGTTCACGATATTCTCGAGTCTATGTCATAATGATTGTGAACCTAGAACATCAAGTTACACCATCTTTGATTTCTAATTCTATACCACATTTGACATTTTGACCCTTTACACATAATAATTCCTAGTTAGccatttgaatattaaatttattttcattgataAGCAAATATTTCCATAAAAATTCCTACTACATGGTAATgagttttggaaaaaatagACATATATTGAAGCATAACTTGAGATGAGATACAATGgttgtatttttcaaaagaaaaataaagttgtgttttataagaaaagatgagaagaattgaaaaaaaaaaattataaagaagcgagaaatgaaaataaagaagaaagtaaaaaactggagaaagaaaaatattaaatagtgTTAGagcaaagaagaaaacatAGAAAAAGTCAGAACCGAACTGAAAAAACCGAAGTTGCTAATAAACCGAACCAAAATCCGAAAATAATcaaaccaaattttaaattttaggttGGTTCGGATCAGATATTAGATTTTCGAGTATATTGCTCACCCCTACTCCACACCCTCTCAATCTTGTTGatttttatgctttttctttcaaatattgaataattcattttttattttttgttttttatttatatttactaaTTTAGGTTTGTATATACTGTATAATGTTTacttaattattgtaatttccaatttgttttttgtttactctttaaaatgtgaataattttttaatttccaattttattcccatagtaattgaatttattaacACGTTATTTAAGCTTTTATACTCCTTCTGGTCATCAGATCCTTATCAATTACAgtatctcatttcattttaactatatGTGAtaagtggacctcatattacactaactcattttacatataataattataaaactaacatGTAAAAGTAGaattcatatttcactaatctCAAAGGAAGTCATGAAACAATCCCTCAAATCGGATCATCTCCTCAGCCGGTAAAGCTACCATGGCGGCTATTCCACCGTCAATGCCGTCGCGGAAAACCCAACAAATATCCTTCCGATGGTGGACGATAGGGCAGCTGTAAAGTGGCTTGCCCCACGGGTACTCGACCTGctcaaaccctaaccctagccacGAGCTGACCATATAGTCCCCGTGAGGGAGCCCCCTGTGCGCCTCTAGCCAGTCGAACACCGACCTCACATACTCATCCGATATCCCTTTCATTCCTTGGGAGATCTTCCCCGCCACATTTGAGAAGGGCCCACTCTCAACCTCCTTGAATGTGGCGGAAACCCTAATTGGTAAAATCGCGTTACCGCTATATGACTGCGGTAACGGGGGTTTTACCCTATGCCTCACGTCGATCACGGTGAGCAAGGTGGACGTATCGTTTTTCTCGGGTTTTGCATCTCCGGAGAAGGCTTTACACCGCCATATAACGGCGGCAGCCACCGAGAAGCTGCTAACGGTGGTGTCTTTGGCCTTTTTCTTGAGTTTGGCGATGTCATCAGCGTTCATCTTGAAGATGCGGTAGCGGAGTTCCTCCTCACGGGAACAGTTGAAATTCGGGGGGCGTGAGCCTTCGCCGGTGGGGAGGTGGAGGTCGATGAATTCAAGATGCGGGAATGTCACGTTGGGTGGAGATCTAGCGGCGAGGAGGCGGCGATTGTTGCAAGGGGGAAAGGGTAAGGGTCTGCCGTCGCCAAAAGCTTGAGAGGAGAGGTTTTGTAGGAAAATTTTGGCGGCGACGCCGTCTAATAAGATGTGATTTGTCGACATGCCTATTGCGAAACCTCCACATTTGAATGATGTTACCTGCAATATTCACACTTATgacttaaataaatactcattttaacttttaattaaaatttattaaaaaataaatgaaaggaAAGTCTGGAAATATTACTCCTTTTTAAAGTATTACaaccaaaaaatttatacaccctccatcccaagatattagactcacttcttttagGTACAGAAATTTATGAGATGTGTTTAGTGGTGTAAGTAGAGTTGGtagtaaagtaaatttttaccataaacaGAAATGGCtcaaatatgttgggacaccccaaaatggTATAcgagtctaatatcttggaacggagggagtattatatttgctcaatcaaaattttacatCCGTCATCCCGTTAGTGTTAGAGCATTTCTTTTAGACTCAAAAATTAAGGAATAATTGAGAACAAAATAGAAGAGTTATGGCATAattaagtaagagaaaataaagtaacagaaagtaaaacaacaaagaaagtaaagtaggagaaacAAAGCGTGTTTGCAAAAAAGGAATTGACTCAactataatactcccttcgttccatagtaatggaaccgtttcttttcagcacggagattaagaaaaattgtgttaggtgagttaagtaaatggagaataaagtggaaaatgaaaaaggtagagagatgaagagaaaaaaaaagtaagatagagtaaagtaggtaggaaaaatgtgttgacttttgctaaaaagggaaatgactctattactatgaaacgtatcaaaatgacaaaatgactattactatggaacagagggagtaggaCATCGTAGAAATgaatagggatgtcaatcgggctaacctgttcgggttcgggccagcccactcGGATTGCCGGGCTATTTGGATGCGGGCCATTCGGGTTATGGATTTTTcgggtcataaattttcaaccctaaccctaacccgtcgtgttttgggctaacccatcgggctattcgggcctaaaagctttcaaaaataatctcttgtatcaaaattttcttctataaaatgattttaaattttagatacttttttctttttagttagattcttctataaaatcttcaaatttttatagttttcttcaataatacttgaaaagaagcctttcatctcgatcaactacaatataaaattaaagcttgtgttcgtgtcattattaTGACATTGTTTGTAactaattctttatgaaaattaaaaatcacatcttacatgaatcattattaaaatgataaatatattaagattttgatgggatagttcttaattttgtcgTGATTGGCTTTGGTGGTGGTAAGACAATAGTGGCAGACGATGGGACGATGAAATAATGAGTTGAGATGGAACTTGAAAGCTGATATTGTGGAATCGAGTggaaaagtgtaaaataaagATTGAATAAGACTAATGATTGTGTAGAATGAAAATTGgggattcaaaaatataaaaaaaccccaaaaacttaatattttataattaaaattcacaatCCATCGGGCCTACCCGCAACCCGTTCGGGCCGACCCTTTTAACCCGCCAACCcattcgggccaacccgtttagcccgttttgtattcgggtaataaaattacaaccctAACCCGCTCATATTACCGGGTtgttcgggccagcccacgggtttcgggttgaattgacatccTTAGAAATGAATATGATCCAATGGGACATAAGGGGTAGTTTTTATTAGGCTTCATTTGGTACCATGGAACTCATGGCGTGAAATTGGAATAAGAGTTATCATTAAAATCTAATATCTGGTACTgtaaaaattttggatttaaaattaaattacaattcaAAATTCTATCAATTATATTCTACAATTTGAATTTCTATCAAAAGtagatattttaaatttgaaatagttACTATCTCTCTATTCCACATAATTTGTGATCATGTTTTAACCCACtaaaagttttaataaatgtaatgaaaagtggattaaaaaaagttagtggaatatgagttccacttttatatatagttttataataaattgtgtgtaagaaaataaattagagagaatataaagtccactatcaaatatgataaaaataaaatacaaacactattaaaaatgataaaagtaaaatatgacaaatgaaattgaaatgagtTAGCTGAGAATAATTCAATACAAAAGCATACTTACTCCTACTGGTGTGGAGAGGGTCACTAGAACTAGCtagtatgaaataaaataaaataaaaacacataacaCAAATGGATAATTGTTAATTTTGGAGGTGTGGCACCTGGAAAACACACAAGGGTTGATCAATTTCAGATGGCAAATTATGATCAGCAAGCTGCCGATATCCCAGATTTGGATGAACCAAACTCGGCCCTATTTCTTCAAGCAAGAGCTCGGAAGAAGCCACAACGAAGCCCGCTCCTGCAGCGTTGCAGTCGATCTCAAGGCGCCCTGTCTTGTTGTTCAGTTTCAACCTTCCCGCCATGAAATCGTAATGCACCAGCACTTTTTCTAGCGCGATTTTGAGCATTTTGGCTACATTTTCAGCTTCCAAATCTGGATTTCGCTTGAAGAAATGGGCTGTTGGGGCATTATAATCCCCAATTTGATCGATATtcgacaaaaaaaatgatcgTTTCTGAGTTTCTTGCGAGGGGAAGATTAATGAAGATTTTTGGAATGTGATTTTGAGATCATCAAAAGCTGGAATGGGAGAGAGACCTGCCATTTTTGTGGGTTCAAGTATTTGGTGGAGTTTTGCGATACAAGCAGGGACGGAGtctgaaatttttaataatagagGCAAAAATATACGTGaagataatttaaatatttaaaaagaggCTATTAATGgaagattaataaaaaaatgttatagcgagttatatttatatgtatgtagTTAAATATGAGCAGGCGCATTTGTCCGCAATAAGCTAGACCCGTCCCTATTGCAAGTTCTAGTTATTTATAGGGTTGATATATGattctattattataaaaaattgtagttGTGCTGGTGCATGTTTTGATGTACATATAATGTCCACTTATTTTATAggttttagttatttttactaaGGATAAAGAATTAgtttgtatttaaattgtttaaaagTTAATGAgacgtatatatatatatagggatgtattaagatgacaacattctttattgtaacaccataccaccattttaggccattggatctggaaatcgtgtgcttgtcatgctgccacgtgtaaaaacacggaagggtaaaatagaaaatttctaattttacgttaccagatttttgttcattgaatattgcagtcttaccacaacaatattgcagtctactacgactgcaatatctaatacaatAGACtcgcaatatctaatacagatgactgcaaacccgtgttttttcacgaaacttaatcttgggcgtccatagatgagatctaacggactacattggtggtatggtgttatcttaactatggtgccaccatagTGCACCCCTANNNNNNNNNNNNNNNNNNNNNNNNNNNNNNNNNNNNNNNNNNNNNNNNNNNNNNNNNNNNNNNNNNNNNNNNNNNNNNNNNNNNNNNNNNNNNNNNNNNNcattaaaatataacaatttaaacatattatacttattaatttaatatacataaaaataataattagtactacatatattaatttacaaaaCTATAAGTATAACATactacatttaaaaatatttaataatattaaaatataaaagtataataatcctattatattttataaaataataatcattgtaatgataatagtaataattaatgttgTTAATATCACTAACTCAATCCTATTATTATTCacattattactattatcaaTCGTTTGAATTATATCTAATCTATAAATCATCATTAACTcaaactatataatttatCGATCTTAATCAAACTAATCTCATTTGTTTGTAAAATTTGGTCCGAAAGGTGGAAGAATAAAGGGTCGGACATTAATGGGAAATATAGAGCTTTATAGGGAAAGGGCTGTTATGTAAAATACTTATGCACTAATAACTAGGCTTagtttttctaatattttaataccaTTATACccttgtataaatatataaccaTAATAACATCTGAGTTCCGGGCTACAAACTAAGagttaaatactccatccgtcctctaaaaatagaaattctttttttatgatcCATCCTCTATAActagaaagtttctatttaaggaaatttctttatctctaatgaggtgagatcatttttcactaatacacttttttttctatttttctcttattttactaattttacgTCAAAACTGTGTCGTTtcaaaaatttctaattttaagaGGCGCTTGAAAAAAGATACTAGTACTAGTTACTATGTATGGCAAGCATGAACTCAAACAAGATTAAGTACTCTTGatataaacattttaaaatgtgaCATTAGACAAAACGACGTATGTTAATTCTGAAGTTGTTAGAATgatttaacttataaaattaatatcatatgCTGAATATATTAgtcacattaaaaaaataatttgagatttgaaattttaaattggaaCTTAagcatatttttataaaaaaaaaagttaaaaggga
The nucleotide sequence above comes from Salvia hispanica cultivar TCC Black 2014 chromosome 5, UniMelb_Shisp_WGS_1.0, whole genome shotgun sequence. Encoded proteins:
- the LOC125187630 gene encoding fatty alcohol:caffeoyl-CoA acyltransferase-like, giving the protein MAGLSPIPAFDDLKITFQKSSLIFPSQETQKRSFFLSNIDQIGDYNAPTAHFFKRNPDLEAENVAKMLKIALEKVLVHYDFMAGRLKLNNKTGRLEIDCNAAGAGFVVASSELLLEEIGPSLVHPNLGYRQLADHNLPSEIDQPLCVFQVTSFKCGGFAIGMSTNHILLDGVAAKIFLQNLSSQAFGDGRPLPFPPCNNRRLLAARSPPNVTFPHLEFIDLHLPTGEGSRPPNFNCSREEELRYRIFKMNADDIAKLKKKAKDTTVSSFSVAAAVIWRCKAFSGDAKPEKNDTSTLLTVIDVRHRVKPPLPQSYSGNAILPIRVSATFKEVESGPFSNVAGKISQGMKGISDEYVRSVFDWLEAHRGLPHGDYMVSSWLGLGFEQVEYPWGKPLYSCPIVHHRKDICWVFRDGIDGGIAAMVALPAEEMIRFEGLFHDFL